Below is a window of Pyrobaculum aerophilum str. IM2 DNA.
TCACTGCTATAAGCGCCCACGCCCTCGCTTATATTTGCGACAAGTATTTCGTAATGTCCGTGGGGGCCTCAATGGGCGACGGCTACGGCCCCGTCGTCGTGGCGAGGAGTGAGGTAGCGGAGCCTAAATACGTGGCTGTCCCAGGGCGTTTCACCACTGCGGCTTTGTTGACGAAACTCGCCCTCCCAAGGGCGCGGGCAGTGGAATTGCCTTTTGACAAAATTCTCGACGCCGTGGCGGCTGGCATAGTAGACGCAGGTGTTTTAATACACGAGGGGCAGATCACATATGAGCGCTACGGCTTGAAAAAAGTTTTAGACCTCGGCGAGTGGTGGCGGCAGGAGACCGGACTCCCCACGCCTCTCGGCCTCGACGTGGTTAGAAAAGCCCTGGACCGGGAGATGGCCGAGAGGATAACTGAGGCGTTGAGGGAGTCAATTCAATACGCAGATTCGCACAGAGAAGAGGCGTTGAGATACGCACAGAAATTCGCCAGGGGGCTCTCCCTAGAGGAAACCGCGCGTTTTGTGAACATGTACGTAAACAAATACACGCGAGATATGGGAGAGGTGGGGAGGAGGGCGGTTAGAGAGCTGTTAGAAAGGGCGCGTGAGGCTGCGGGCGCTCCCGACTGCTTCCCCGAATTTGTATAGCTAATTTCAATGTATTCACATTCTCTCATGGAGGGAAGATTGCACCAACTATAGATACACACACTTCACTCTCTTAAGGAGATATATTGCATACGCCTTTTTTACCACGGAGTTTAAAAAGGCCTAAGGCGACGTGGGAGTCGCAATGAATAAATGGCTTACTTTTTAAATATCGTTCGTTTTATACCGTGATTTTTGATATTGTAAAAAGAGATGTGGAGAAGGCGAGGAGTGCGAGACACCGCCGTCTGATAGTACTAGTGGGCAGAGACGATAGGCGGTTGGCGGAGGCCGCGGGCGAGGCGCTGAGGGGGTATGAGGCGGCGGGGGGCAGGGGGACAGGCCTTTATATGTTTCAGCCTGAGTTCGCCGACGCTAATAAACGCATGAACTACCTCAGAGACTTAATAGAGGGGTCTAGCTTAGAGGTGGAGTTCAGGCCTTATAAAGACACGCCGAGGATTCTGGGCACTACATACGACTTCGCCGTGCTCGACTTAGTGAACGACTTAAAGCCAAATGACGTGGGGAGGCTGGGCGGCGTGGTGAGGGGGGGAGGCATATACGTCTTTTTAGTGCCGCCGTTAGACGTGTGGAAGAAATACATCACGAAATTCCAAGCCACACTGCTAGTTCCCCAGTTCACGCCTAATGACATTAAGCATAGACTGAAGGATAGGTTTTGGCAGAGCCTCTATAGCCACAAGGGCGTTATTATATACGACGTTGACCGCGACGTATTATTAAAGTCCTTTGGGATCGAGGACGTCCAGCCGCATGAGCCTAAAAAGCCGGAGCCTCCCGAAAAGGCAGTTCTGCCCTTGAAGATCTACAGACTAGCGGCCACTCAAGAT
It encodes the following:
- a CDS encoding MqnA/MqnD/SBP family protein; this translates as MLKIAHSPDADDAYMFYGIAVGAVKLPAPFVEFLSDIETLNRLALEELLDVTAISAHALAYICDKYFVMSVGASMGDGYGPVVVARSEVAEPKYVAVPGRFTTAALLTKLALPRARAVELPFDKILDAVAAGIVDAGVLIHEGQITYERYGLKKVLDLGEWWRQETGLPTPLGLDVVRKALDREMAERITEALRESIQYADSHREEALRYAQKFARGLSLEETARFVNMYVNKYTRDMGEVGRRAVRELLERAREAAGAPDCFPEFV